Proteins co-encoded in one Gopherus evgoodei ecotype Sinaloan lineage chromosome 4, rGopEvg1_v1.p, whole genome shotgun sequence genomic window:
- the PPP1R15B gene encoding protein phosphatase 1 regulatory subunit 15B: MEPRKREQASPGLGQASSWLGLPWLKLGPCPPAPAVAAQPQLSTPFSWLRLVSQLLSPLPGLLHRLLPGQGLSSALCPAAGEPPAGGSQAAPLLLLSEAAGELRWPDNAPEMRQKSSLAPAQPLWGAEILRSGLAPLSVRQVDLVSYVLGPGGSPGSGYGQACWTDKSHLPQPLSAELPADGWRGPPSREGLPEIQHLRTKRLEFLQQQQLATNCLPVPEPDHGYHSLEEEQQHRGNNQEDLKQKCDAWELRCPEELSEHSIVGQAGESPLEQKVWCPEKEAAEEETLSEEDEDEDSDIEQDLPVSSRPACANKLIDYIIRGSSSGEESSEGEEDWDGDDDDDGFDSEGSLSNSDSTSQDSESQHLWNSFCSLDPYNPQNFTAAIRTAVNDSEKDLSGESYVEEDSSWAESPPGSPALSSEEDDEWECSSADEEDNLELWNSFCNSDDPYNPFNFKAPFQTAKKKGKQDLEGASGLCLVSSQCNLLFTCQVQLLENHNCGVTDIVQHGILFGEKHTNTKRKKVTFLEEVTEYYVSSEEDRKGPWEELARDGCRFQKRIQETEDAIGYCLTIEHRQRIFNRLQETYYKMPDVF, translated from the exons ATGGAGCCGAGGAAGCGGGAGCAGGCGAGCCCCGGGCTCGGCCAGGCCAGCTCCTGGTTAGGACTCCCCTGGTTGAAGCTCGGCCCCTGTCCCCCGGCTCCTGCCgtggcagcccagccccagcttaGCACCCCCTTCTCCTGGCTACGGCTCGTCTCGcagctgctttccccactgcccgGTCTCCTCCACCGGCTGCTGCccgggcaggggctgagcagcgcCCTGTGCCCCGCGGCGGGGGAGCCTCCGGCGGGGGGATCGCAGGCCgcgcctctgctgctgctctccgAGGCCGCCGGGGAGCTGCGCTGGCCGGACAACGCCCCGGAGATGCGCCAGAAGAGTAGTCTGGCGCCTGcccagccgctgtggggagctGAGATCTTGCGGAGCGGCCTGGCCCCGCTCAGTGTCCGGCAAGTGGACCTGGTCTCCTACGTGCTGGGCCCCGGCGGCAGTCCGGGGTCGGGCTACGGCCAAGCCTGCTGGACCGACAAGagccatctgccccagcccttgaGCGCCGAGCTCCCCGCGGACGGCTGGCGGGGACCTCCATCCCGGGAGGGGCTCCCGGAAATCCAGCACCTGCGCACCAAGCGCCTGGAGTTCCTCCAGCAGCAACAGCTGGCGACTAATTGCTTGCCCGTGCCTGAACCGGACCACGGCTACCACAGCCtggaggaggaacagcagcaCAGGGGTAACAACCAAGAGGATCTAAAGCAGAAGTGTGATGCCTGGGAGCTGAGGTGCCCCGAGGAACTGTCTGAGCACAGCATAGTGGGGCAAGCTGGAGAAAGCCCCCTAGAACAGAAAGTATGGTGTCCTGAGAAGGAGGCAGCTGAGGAAGAGACCCTCTCGGAAGAGGATGAAGATGAGGATTCTGATATAGAGCAAGACCTGCCAGTGTCATCCAGGCCTGCTTGCGCTAACAAACTGATAGACTACATTATCAGGGGCAGTTCCAGTGGAGAGGAAAGTTCAGAGGGTGAGGAAGACTGGGatggggatgatgatgatgatgggttTGATAGCGAGGGGTCCCTCTCAAATTCAGACTCTACTAGCCAGGATAGTGAGAGCCAGCACCTCTGGAACTCTTTCTGCAGTTTGGATCCTTATAACCCTCAGAACTTTACAGCTGCCATTCGAACTGCTGTCAATGATTCAGAGAAGGATTTGTCTGGTGAGTCATATGTAGAGGAGGATTCTTCATGGGCTGAAAGCCCTCCTGGCTCTCCTGCCCTCAGTTCTGAAGAGGATGATGAATGGGAGTGTAGTAGTGCAGATGAGGAAGATAATTTGGAACTTTGGAACTCATTCTGTAACTCAGATGATCCCTATAACCCTTTCAATTTCAAGGCACCTTTTCAAACTGCAAAAAAGAAAGGGAAGCAGGACTTAGAAGGAGCATCAGGGCTGTGTCTGGTCAGCTCTCAGTGCAATCTCTTATTCACCTGTCAGGTGCAGCTGCTGGAGAACCATAACTGTGGGGTCACAGATATTGTGCAGCATGGCATTCTTTTTGGAGAGAAACATACAAATACCAAGAGAAAAAAG GTAACATTCCTTGAAGAAGTTACTGAGTATTATGTAAGCAGTGAAGAAGATCGGAAAGGACCCTGGGAAGAACTTGCACGGGATGGATGCAGGTTCCAGAAACGAATTCAAGAAACAGAAGATGCTATTGGATACTGCTTAACCATAGAGCATAGACAGAGGATATTTAATAGACTCCAGGAAACATACTATAAAATGCCTGATGTTTTCTAG